One Eriocheir sinensis breed Jianghai 21 chromosome 67, ASM2467909v1, whole genome shotgun sequence DNA segment encodes these proteins:
- the LOC126988060 gene encoding somatostatin receptor type 2-like: MENATLDFVPLNCSFLSLLEEANYSEASDVNCTLSLFDGGEGRMSTAAVVVTQLFYALTCLVGLCGNTLVIYVVTRFSKMQTVTNLYILNLAIADELFVIGIPFLMTTSLLGHWPFGSRMCKLYMVTTSLNQFTSSLFLTIMSADRYIAVCHPISSPKFRTPMISKLVSLTAWTLSALMIVPVFMYSNTLEDKGRDNCNIFWPESDGVRGEIAFIRYSFALAFGIPLCLIFVFYSLVLHKLKTVGPKTKSKEKKKSRQKVTRLVLTVITVYVLCWLPYWVMQLTLILSPPKVGHSNFKLVLYMISSCLSYINSALNPILYAFLSDNFKKSFMKACTCAARRDVNNALKPENSMFAVRYRGTSVRSRLTGKDRESAEGTTSQCGLSKEPSTAVTTTITSAKPSQNSSEADDHSVRNGRSPGPRLPDLLQ; encoded by the coding sequence ATGGAGAACGCAACGTTGGACTTCGTGCCGCTCAACTGCTCCTTCCTGTCGCTGCTGGAGGAGGCGAACTACAGCGAGGCGTCGGACGTCAACTGTACCCTCAGCCTGTTTGACGGCGGCGAGGGGCGCATGAgcacggcggcggtggtggtgacgcagCTGTTCTACGCCCTCACCTGCCTCGTGGGCCTGTGCGGCAACACGCTCGTCATCTACGTGGTCACCAGGTTCTCCAAGATGCAGACAGTCACCAACCTCTACATTCTCAACCTGGCCATCGCCGACGAGCTCTTCGTCATCGGCATTCCCTTCCTCATGACCACGTCGCTGCTCGGTCACTGGCCCTTCGGCTCCCGGATGTGCAAGCTGTACATGGTCACCACCTCGCTCAACCAGTTCACCAGCTCGCTCTTCCTCACCATCATGAGCGCCGACCGCTACATCGCCGTGTGTCACCCCATCAGCTCGCCCAAGTTCCGCACGCCCATGATCTCCAAACTGGTGTCGCTCACGGCCTGGACGCTCTCCGCCCTCATGATTGTGCCGGTCTTCATGTACTCCAACACCCTCGAGGACAAGGGCCGCGACAACTGCAACATTTTCTGGCCCGAGAGTGACGGCGTGCGCGGCGAGATCGCCTTCATCCGCTACTCCTTCGCCCTGGCCTTCGGCATCCCGCTGTGTCTCATCTTCGTGTTCTACAGTCTTGTGCTGCACAAGCTGAAGACCGTCGGCCCCAAGACCAAGtccaaggagaagaagaagtccCGGCAGAAGGTGACGCGCCTGGTGCTGACGGTGATCACGGTGTACGTACTGTGCTGGCTGCCCTACTGGGTGATGCAGCTTACGCTCATCCTCAGCCCGCCCAAGGTGGGTCACAGCAACTTCAAGCTGGTGCTGTACATGatctcctcctgcctctcctacATCAACTCGGCGCTCAACCCCATCCTGTACGCCTTCCTCAGCGACAACTTCAAGAAGAGCTTCATGAAGGCGTGCACGTGTGCCGCCCGCCGGGACGTCAACAACGCCCTCAAGCCGGAAAACTCCATGTTCGCTGTGCGCTACCGCGGCACCTCCGTGCGCTCCCGCCTCACCGGCAAAGACCGGGAGTCCGCCGAGGGCACCACCTCCCAGTGCGGCCTCAGCAAGGAGCCCTCGacggccgtcaccaccaccatcacctcggcCAAGCCCAGCCAGAACTCCAGCGAGGCCGATGACCACTCCGTCAGGAACGGCCGCTCGCCCGGCCCCCGCCTCCCCGACCTCCTGCAGTGA